The DNA region ACCTGCACGGCGACGTGGTGAAAGAGGTTCAGGCTGCTGGTGAGGGGGCCTTTCACGCCGCCGCGGGCCACGGCCTTGAGTTTGCCCTGCGGGGTGAGCAGAGTGACGATGATGTCGCCGGCCGGCGTGACGCGTCGGCGGATCACGATGCCGCTGCGGTTCGCGGTTCGGGCCCTCATGGCCGGCTGGTCCTTTCGTGGTGGCCCTGGCGCTTCACCCGGGAAGTGTAGTGCGCGGGCGCTGGGCGGGCCGTGCCGCGTCCCACCTTCGGGCGGGCCGCTGGGCGGAAGGGGCGGCAGGTCACGGCCGGGGTGGGCGGGGAGCCTCTAGACTTGCCTTCATGAGTGACCCGCGACCCAAGGAGCACAGTGCCCGCGACCTGCTGCGGGAACTCTTCCCGGAGACGCACCGTGAGCTGTTCGGCGAGGCGCAGGGCGGGCCGGCGCTGCCGCCCACGCTGGGGCTGTACCCGGTGGCGGACGGCCGGCTGGCGCTGGTGCACGGGGACCAGCTGGCCGAGTTCACGCCCATTCCCCCGAAGGGCAGTTCGGCGCTGCACTGCGACCTGTGCCATCACACGCGCAGCCGCAGCGAGGCGCACGTGTACCGCGTGCAGGTGGGGGCGCGGCGCACGCGGTACGTGACGCTGTGCACGCCCACGCACGGCTGCCAGTCCCGGGCGGGCGCGCGGGGGCTGGAGGCGCTGGCCTGGCGGATCTTTCCCATCGAGAACCTGCACGCCGACTAACGCAGGGGCTGCATGAAGTCCGTTGGTGCCCCTCCCATCACAGCCGGTGGGGCGCTGGGTAGGCTGCGGGCGTGGAGAGTGTCCTGACCGAGCTGAACCTGATGCAGGGCCTGGTGGCGGCGTTCGTTCTGAGCGGCCTGATCGGCTGGGAGCGCGAGTCCCGCAACCGCAGCGCGGGGCTGCGCACGCACATTCTGGTCGGGGTGAGTGCGGCCCTGTTTATCGTGCTGGGCGAGAATCTGGTCACGAATTTCGCGAAACAGGACGATCAGGTGCGGTTCGACATGATCGGCATCCTGGGCGCGGTGGTCAGCGGCGTGAGCTTCCTGGGGGCCGGCGCGATCTTCTCCAGTCAGCGAGGGGAGGGCGCCAAGGGCCTGACGACCGCCGCGAGTCTGCTGGCGGTGGCGGCGGTGGGGATGACCTGCGGGCTGCACCTTTACGTGCTGGCGACGGGGGCCACGCTGCTGTATCTGGTGACGCTGGGGCCGCTGGGGCTGCTCATGGGCGCGAAGAAGGGCAGCGGCCCGACCGAGGAGGACTGAGACGTGTGGACCAGGGAGTCCTGGCGACCATCGGGTGACCTCCACATTTCCTCATCGGCCACCCAGATAAAATTGTATACAATATCCACATGAGCCGTTTCGAGCGCCCCAGCCTGATCCGCGAGGGCGTCTACCACCACCTGCACCGCGCCATCCTGGACGGTGACTTCATGCCCGGCGAACGCCTGGGCGAGGTGGAACTCGGCGAGAAACTGGGCGTGTCCCGCACCCCCATCCGCGAGGCCCTGCTGCGCCTCACGCAGGAAGGGCTCCTGACCGCCGAGGCGAACAAGGGCGTGCGCGTGCGCACCGTCAGCGCAGACGAGGCCCGCGACACCTACACCGTCCGCGCCGAACTGGACGCCCTGGCCGCCGCCCTGGCCGCCACGCACCACACCCCCGACGACGCCCGCGCCCTGCACGCCGCCCTGCACGACCTGAACCGCAGCGGCAGCGACGACTACCGCGACCAGACCCGCCTGGACCTCGCCTTCCACCGCCGCATCGCCCAGGCCGCCCACAACGCGCCCCTCACTGACCTCTCCCGCGACCTAGAACACCGCATCGCGCTCATCAAGCACCAGACCCGTACCTACAACGCCCACCCGGACACCCAGGCGCAGCACGAGGCGATCCTTCAGGCCGTGCTGAACCGCGACCCGGACGCCGCCCGCGCCGCCGCGCGGGAACACGTGCAGACCTTCGCCGCCCTGGTCCTGAGTGACCTGGACCGCGCCGAGCCCCACGCCACCAGCCCACCCGGGGCGCCGCCCCCCGCCCGCCCCGTTCCCGCCCCCACTCCAGGAGAGACAGAATGTTAGATCAGGTGTACCGCAAGGCCGTGCTGACCGTCACCGGCAACCCGAACGTGGAAAAGATCGTCCGCGCGCGCGGCAAGGGCCTCGTGAAACGCTTCGTCGCCAGCGAGGACATTCCCGGCGTGCTGCGCGCCGCCAAGGAACTCGAACAGGACGGCATCGGCGCCATCCTTGATCAGCTCGGCGAGTTCATCGACTCCCCCGAACAGTGCAACGAGTTTGCCCAGCAGGTCCTGGACCTGATCGAGCAGGCGCACGCGCAGGGCGTCGAACCGTACGTGAGCATCAAGCTCTCCAGCGTCGGTCAGGGCAAGACCGTGAACGGCGAGGACCTCGGCCTCACCAACGCCCGCCGCATCATCCGCAAGGCGAGCGAGTACGGCGGGTTCGTGTGCCTGGACATGGAAGACCACCC from Deinococcus ficus includes:
- a CDS encoding MgtC/SapB family protein, which produces MESVLTELNLMQGLVAAFVLSGLIGWERESRNRSAGLRTHILVGVSAALFIVLGENLVTNFAKQDDQVRFDMIGILGAVVSGVSFLGAGAIFSSQRGEGAKGLTTAASLLAVAAVGMTCGLHLYVLATGATLLYLVTLGPLGLLMGAKKGSGPTEED
- a CDS encoding GntR family transcriptional regulator, whose protein sequence is MSRFERPSLIREGVYHHLHRAILDGDFMPGERLGEVELGEKLGVSRTPIREALLRLTQEGLLTAEANKGVRVRTVSADEARDTYTVRAELDALAAALAATHHTPDDARALHAALHDLNRSGSDDYRDQTRLDLAFHRRIAQAAHNAPLTDLSRDLEHRIALIKHQTRTYNAHPDTQAQHEAILQAVLNRDPDAARAAAREHVQTFAALVLSDLDRAEPHATSPPGAPPPARPVPAPTPGETEC